One part of the Sporosarcina ureae genome encodes these proteins:
- a CDS encoding acetyl-CoA carboxylase biotin carboxyl carrier protein subunit codes for MQEVKAAMAGTIFQIEVKEGDAVTKGQVVVILESMKMEIPLEAEIDGTVSKIHGAEGDFVDEDDVLVTIQS; via the coding sequence ATGCAAGAAGTAAAAGCAGCGATGGCAGGGACGATCTTTCAGATTGAAGTGAAAGAAGGAGACGCAGTGACGAAGGGACAAGTTGTCGTCATTTTGGAATCGATGAAAATGGAGATTCCGCTTGAAGCAGAAATTGATGGAACAGTAAGTAAAATCCACGGAGCTGAGGGCGATTTCGTAGATGAAGATGACGTATTGGTTACTATTCAATCGTAA
- a CDS encoding DUF3397 family protein → MLTNILGALLLFPFIILIVLIIVAKKIGITKKKRIGWAIDWTTPFMVLTVLILIRAIWDVWLPILLIGVLCIIAIGFSIMERSREKEFRTSWVLRRTWRAYFLLLTVTYFLLFVIGITLQIIRYVN, encoded by the coding sequence ATGTTGACGAATATACTTGGGGCATTATTATTGTTTCCGTTTATTATTTTAATTGTATTAATTATTGTGGCAAAGAAGATTGGAATTACGAAGAAAAAAAGAATTGGCTGGGCTATTGACTGGACAACCCCATTCATGGTTCTAACCGTGCTAATCTTAATACGGGCTATTTGGGATGTTTGGCTTCCTATTTTATTGATTGGTGTATTGTGCATAATTGCGATAGGTTTCTCTATCATGGAACGTTCAAGGGAAAAGGAATTCCGGACTTCTTGGGTACTACGTAGAACGTGGCGGGCTTATTTCTTGTTGTTGACTGTAACTTACTTCTTGCTGTTCGTTATCGGAATCACATTGCAAATTATTCGCTATGTGAACTAA
- a CDS encoding ketopantoate reductase family protein, with protein MQFVVVGAGSIGLLIGSYLAQHQAEVTFWVRREEQAKRLRSGLVREPEKNTYEVRSTIHIEELPTDALWIIAVKYDALPVILSEISTLSVQPDLLFVQNGIGHLSLVKQYSLGHVSFATVEHGAGRINDRTVSHNGVGPITIAENERILSTIQWMAEIDPLNFPIATQKSSERLLFRKVLINCAINPLTALLQVKNGQLLENPHFYSLFHQLCDELLSNFEEYSDLLNYKDIEEVCRKTAHNQSSMLVDREKGRKMEIETILTAVLKEIERKGESAPFLQMLETMLLGINRSESSGC; from the coding sequence ATGCAATTTGTAGTGGTGGGAGCAGGATCAATAGGTTTGTTAATTGGCTCCTATTTAGCTCAACATCAGGCAGAGGTTACCTTCTGGGTAAGGCGCGAGGAACAAGCAAAGCGCTTACGTAGTGGTCTAGTAAGAGAGCCTGAAAAGAATACATATGAAGTACGTTCAACCATACATATTGAGGAATTGCCGACAGACGCGTTATGGATTATTGCGGTGAAGTATGATGCATTGCCAGTTATCTTGTCTGAAATTAGTACATTATCTGTACAACCGGATTTGTTATTTGTTCAAAATGGGATAGGTCATCTGTCGTTGGTAAAACAATATTCGCTAGGGCATGTGTCATTCGCGACAGTTGAGCATGGTGCAGGAAGAATAAATGATCGAACAGTTTCACATAACGGTGTTGGGCCTATAACCATTGCGGAAAATGAGCGGATTCTATCAACGATTCAGTGGATGGCTGAAATCGATCCGCTGAATTTTCCAATCGCTACACAAAAAAGTTCGGAACGCTTACTTTTCCGTAAAGTACTGATAAATTGTGCAATTAATCCTCTCACAGCACTGTTGCAAGTGAAGAACGGACAATTGTTGGAGAATCCCCATTTTTATTCATTGTTCCATCAGTTATGTGATGAGTTGTTAAGTAATTTCGAAGAGTATAGTGATCTATTGAACTATAAGGATATAGAAGAAGTGTGCCGTAAAACAGCTCATAATCAATCTTCTATGCTAGTAGACAGAGAAAAAGGAAGAAAAATGGAAATTGAAACGATTCTAACGGCAGTCTTGAAGGAGATTGAAAGAAAAGGTGAAAGTGCTCCTTTTTTACAAATGCTTGAGACGATGTTGCTTGGAATAAACAGGAGTGAATCTAGCGGATGTTGA
- a CDS encoding acyl-CoA carboxylase subunit beta, whose translation MAGGAEKYHAKSEEQGKLFVRERLRLLFDDGKYAEDGRFANCEAKDLPSDGVVTATGKIDGQTVCVMANDSTVKAGSWGARTVEKIIRIQETAEKLRVPLLYLVDSAGARITDQLDMFPNRRGAGRIFHNQVRLSGVIPQVCLLFGPSAAGGAYIPAFCDIVIMVEGNASMYLGSPRMAEKVIGEKVTLEEMGGARMHCSISGCGDVLVDSEEQAIVEARRYLSYFPENYEAPAKMAAPREAKIGRTLEEIIPENQNAPFDMHEAIDQLVDEDSLFEIKKLFAGEVITTLARIDGRPVGIIANQPKVKGGVLFVDSADKVTKFITLCDAFSIPLLFLADVPGFMIGTKVERQGIIRHGAKLIMAMSSATVPKISVVVRKAYGAGLYAMAGPAFEPDVCIALPTAQIAVMGPEAAVNAVYSNKIEAITDPKEKIAFIKEKQQEYKEEIDIYRMASELIIDEVVAPHNLRSVLAERFGFYETKKIMNSSRKHPVYPV comes from the coding sequence ATGGCAGGCGGTGCAGAAAAATATCATGCTAAATCGGAAGAACAAGGAAAGTTGTTTGTAAGAGAACGGCTTCGCTTATTATTTGATGATGGTAAGTATGCTGAGGATGGTAGATTTGCGAATTGTGAAGCAAAAGATCTTCCTTCAGACGGGGTTGTAACGGCTACTGGGAAAATCGATGGTCAAACCGTTTGTGTGATGGCCAATGATTCAACAGTCAAAGCAGGTTCGTGGGGTGCACGAACAGTAGAGAAAATTATTCGTATTCAGGAAACAGCTGAAAAACTTCGCGTACCTCTACTTTATTTAGTGGACTCTGCAGGAGCACGAATTACAGATCAGTTGGATATGTTCCCGAATCGCCGTGGTGCCGGTAGGATATTCCACAATCAAGTACGTTTATCTGGTGTCATTCCGCAAGTTTGTCTTTTATTCGGACCTTCCGCAGCAGGTGGGGCTTATATTCCGGCCTTCTGTGACATTGTCATTATGGTAGAAGGCAATGCTTCGATGTATCTAGGGTCACCTCGGATGGCTGAAAAAGTTATAGGTGAGAAAGTGACGTTGGAAGAAATGGGCGGAGCGCGCATGCATTGTTCCATAAGTGGTTGTGGTGATGTGTTGGTAGACAGCGAGGAGCAAGCAATTGTAGAAGCCCGCAGATACTTGTCCTACTTCCCTGAAAACTATGAAGCGCCTGCCAAAATGGCTGCACCTCGTGAGGCGAAGATAGGACGCACGTTGGAAGAGATCATACCAGAAAATCAAAACGCTCCATTCGATATGCATGAGGCAATTGATCAATTGGTAGATGAAGATAGTTTGTTTGAAATCAAGAAGTTGTTTGCTGGGGAGGTCATCACTACACTTGCGCGTATTGACGGCCGGCCTGTAGGGATCATTGCCAATCAGCCAAAAGTAAAAGGTGGCGTACTGTTTGTGGACTCCGCAGATAAAGTAACGAAGTTCATTACACTGTGCGATGCTTTCTCTATTCCGTTGTTGTTCCTTGCAGATGTGCCAGGATTCATGATTGGGACGAAAGTGGAACGACAAGGAATTATCCGTCATGGTGCAAAGTTAATTATGGCGATGAGTTCCGCTACTGTCCCGAAAATTTCGGTTGTTGTGCGCAAAGCTTACGGAGCAGGCCTATATGCGATGGCAGGACCCGCATTTGAGCCCGATGTCTGTATTGCCTTGCCAACTGCGCAAATCGCCGTAATGGGCCCTGAAGCAGCTGTCAATGCAGTGTACTCGAATAAAATCGAAGCCATTACAGATCCAAAAGAAAAAATCGCATTTATTAAAGAGAAGCAACAAGAGTATAAAGAGGAAATTGATATTTATAGAATGGCATCAGAACTCATTATTGACGAAGTAGTTGCACCACATAATCTTCGCTCAGTACTAGCTGAAAGATTTGGATTCTATGAAACGAAAAAAATTATGAATTCTTCGAGAAAACATCCTGTCTATCCTGTATAA
- the ftsL gene encoding cell division protein FtsL, translated as MGLEQRNLNTPQTPEVEQHTDQNQQQVVRRVKKRFSKGEKVLFTLFAAFTIGTSSMLLQTHSDINAVNKEVQLMNTEIENTTKQNNELSIQVSDKSTYERIWKKAQENGLNLNESNVKVVPGR; from the coding sequence ATGGGACTAGAACAACGGAACCTTAATACGCCACAGACACCGGAGGTAGAACAACATACTGATCAAAATCAGCAACAGGTTGTCCGCCGTGTAAAAAAACGTTTTTCTAAGGGCGAAAAGGTATTGTTCACTTTATTTGCAGCATTTACAATCGGTACTTCATCTATGCTTTTACAGACACACTCAGATATAAACGCTGTCAATAAAGAAGTGCAGTTGATGAATACGGAAATTGAAAATACTACAAAACAGAATAATGAATTGTCCATTCAAGTGAGTGACAAATCCACCTACGAACGTATTTGGAAAAAAGCACAAGAGAATGGTTTGAACCTTAACGAAAGTAACGTAAAGGTCGTACCAGGACGATGA
- the bshC gene encoding bacillithiol biosynthesis cysteine-adding enzyme BshC, translating into MYLDTMELPKKNKLMEAYRHDPQFFHTFFDYEVTQAGYENRAEELQGRSFQREQLALAIEHYMEPFGISDLAAQHIQELSNDALVVIGGQQAGILTGPLYSVHKAISVILLAKEQRKALKKPVIPVFWIAGEDHDINEINHTYTAKAGKAAKRQFKQPTILKTMASDTPYDQKEMAAFIRKVFKSYGETTYTRGLLDHVLQTVKQQQTFTGFFTSLMNDLFTKHGLLFMDAAYKPLRQLESPYFSQMIESSEAMARSIYTTEQQLQSHGYSKPIESEESDANIFYVHDTGRILLRRKDGKFVNEQSGISFTEQKMYELAKNEPWLLSNNVATRPIMQDLVFPVLAFVGGPGEIAYWSLLKDAFHIMGIHMPVIVPRLSITLVNRQVQEALELTDITMAQVMDYQLPEHQEQWLEQQRDEPFDRLLDETKSQLEAQYEKLHTHLETTDPSLLQLLQKNLQFHKSQFDYLQKKKEQSILVKHHVQYERYHVISEQLFPEGSLQERLYSPYFYMNQFGEDLIDELLKQSYTFDGSHQLVYL; encoded by the coding sequence ATGTATTTGGACACAATGGAATTGCCAAAAAAGAATAAATTGATGGAAGCGTATCGGCATGATCCACAATTTTTTCATACATTTTTTGATTATGAAGTAACACAGGCAGGATATGAGAATAGAGCAGAAGAGTTGCAAGGGCGTTCATTTCAACGGGAACAACTAGCGCTTGCCATAGAACACTATATGGAGCCGTTTGGCATATCGGATTTGGCCGCTCAACATATTCAAGAACTTTCTAATGATGCACTTGTCGTTATTGGAGGACAACAAGCGGGAATTTTGACGGGGCCTTTATATTCTGTTCATAAGGCTATTTCTGTTATTTTATTGGCAAAAGAACAACGCAAAGCACTAAAGAAACCCGTAATACCTGTTTTTTGGATTGCAGGAGAAGATCATGACATCAATGAAATTAATCATACATATACTGCCAAAGCAGGAAAGGCGGCAAAGCGACAATTTAAACAGCCTACCATTCTGAAAACGATGGCTTCGGATACGCCATACGATCAAAAGGAAATGGCTGCTTTCATCAGAAAAGTTTTCAAAAGCTATGGAGAAACAACTTATACACGCGGGTTGCTAGATCATGTATTGCAAACCGTGAAACAACAGCAAACGTTCACAGGTTTTTTTACCTCGTTGATGAACGACTTGTTTACAAAGCACGGGTTGTTGTTTATGGATGCAGCCTATAAACCACTACGCCAATTGGAATCACCATATTTTTCGCAAATGATTGAAAGCTCTGAAGCGATGGCAAGAAGTATCTACACAACAGAACAACAGCTTCAGTCACATGGTTACTCGAAGCCGATCGAATCCGAAGAGTCGGATGCCAACATCTTTTATGTTCATGATACAGGGAGAATTTTGCTCCGAAGAAAAGACGGAAAGTTCGTTAATGAACAATCAGGTATTTCCTTCACGGAGCAGAAGATGTATGAGCTTGCCAAGAATGAACCTTGGTTGCTAAGTAATAACGTAGCAACTAGACCCATTATGCAAGATTTGGTATTTCCTGTATTAGCATTCGTTGGCGGACCGGGTGAAATTGCGTATTGGTCTTTGTTGAAAGATGCATTTCATATTATGGGTATCCATATGCCAGTCATCGTTCCAAGGCTTTCTATCACACTGGTCAACAGACAAGTCCAAGAAGCACTGGAACTGACAGATATTACGATGGCTCAAGTAATGGATTATCAATTACCGGAACATCAGGAACAATGGCTAGAGCAACAAAGGGATGAGCCATTTGATCGTTTGCTTGACGAGACGAAGAGTCAACTAGAAGCACAGTATGAAAAGTTGCATACACATTTAGAAACGACAGATCCAAGCTTACTTCAATTACTTCAAAAGAATTTGCAGTTCCATAAGAGTCAGTTTGATTATTTACAGAAGAAAAAAGAACAATCAATCTTAGTGAAACATCATGTACAGTACGAGCGTTACCATGTCATTTCTGAACAGCTATTTCCAGAAGGCTCCTTGCAAGAGCGTCTCTATTCGCCTTACTTCTACATGAATCAATTTGGCGAAGACTTGATAGACGAGTTACTAAAACAGTCGTATACCTTCGATGGATCTCATCAGCTCGTGTATTTATAA
- the mraZ gene encoding division/cell wall cluster transcriptional repressor MraZ, with amino-acid sequence MFMGEYQHSIDMKGRLIVPSKFRELLEDGFILTRGLDNCLFGYPLDEWQKLEEKLKALPVTKKDARAFTRFFFSGACEASLDKQGRVNIPANLREFAKIEKDCMIIGVSSRIEIWSAELWEAYYEESEESFNDIAENLIDFEF; translated from the coding sequence ATGTTCATGGGAGAGTATCAACATTCAATTGATATGAAAGGTCGTCTGATTGTTCCTTCGAAATTTCGGGAACTGTTGGAAGATGGCTTTATTTTAACCCGCGGACTTGATAATTGCTTGTTTGGATACCCACTGGACGAATGGCAAAAGCTTGAAGAAAAGTTGAAAGCGTTGCCGGTCACAAAAAAAGATGCTCGTGCATTCACTCGCTTCTTCTTCTCGGGAGCATGCGAAGCAAGTCTTGATAAGCAGGGGAGAGTCAATATACCTGCCAATTTACGAGAGTTCGCAAAGATTGAAAAGGACTGTATGATTATCGGTGTATCCAGCCGTATTGAAATTTGGTCTGCAGAACTTTGGGAAGCGTACTACGAGGAATCTGAGGAATCATTTAATGACATTGCAGAAAACCTTATTGATTTTGAATTTTGA